A stretch of the Argentina anserina chromosome 6, drPotAnse1.1, whole genome shotgun sequence genome encodes the following:
- the LOC126797643 gene encoding transcription factor AS1: protein MDMKERQRWRPDEDALLRAYVKQYGPREWNLVSQRMNTPLNRDAKSCLERWKNYLKPGIKKGSLTEEEQRLVICLQEKHGNKWKKIAAEVPGRTAKRLGKWWEVFKEKQQREQKNNKTVVQPIEEGKYDRILETFAEKLVKERPAPYLMATSNGTFLHNEASPAPPMLPPWLSNSNVTSNVRAPSPSVTLSLSPTVASSRASPPIPWLQPDRGPENSFALNNLPPPSSVPCGENFVISELMDCSRELEEVHRAWAAHKKEASWRLRRVELQLESEKACRKREKMDEIEAKVKALREEQKAALDRIESEYREQIAGLRRDAEMKEQKLADQWSAKHMRLTKFLEQMGGRPRHAEPNGR from the coding sequence ATGGATATGAAGGAGAGGCAGCGTTGGAGACCTGATGAGGATGCATTGTTGCGTGCATATGTGAAACAGTATGGACCAAGGGAGTGGAACCTTGTATCACAGCGCATGAACACACCCCTCAACAGGGACGCCAAATCTTGCTTAGAAAGGTGGAAGAATTATCTAAAACCAGGCATCAAGAAAGGATCTCTTACGGAAGAGGAGCAGCGCCTTGTTATTTGCCTCCAAGAGAAACACGGTAATAAGTGGAAGAAAATCGCTGCTGAAGTCCCTGGTCGTACTGCTAAAAGATTAGGCAAGTGGTGGGAAGTGTTCAAAGAGAAGCAGCAGAGAGAACAGAAGAACAACAAGACGGTTGTTCAGCCTATCGAGGAGGGCAAGTACGATAGGATTCTTGAAACTTTCGCTGAGAAGCTAGTCAAGGAGCGTCCAGCCCCATATCTCATGGCCACTTCCAATGGGACCTTTCTTCACAACGAAGCGTCTCCAGCACCGCCTATGCTTCCTCCCTGGCTTTCAAACTCAAATGTTACCTCAAACGTCAGGGCACCATCTCCTTCTGTTACTTTGAGTCTGTCACCTACAGTTGCATCCTCTCGAGCCTCTCCTCCAATCCCCTGGCTGCAGCCTGATAGAGGACCCGAAAACAGTTTTGCACTAAACAATCTGCCTCCTCCTAGTTCAGTGCCTTGTGGAGAAAATTTCGTGATATCTGAGTTGATGGACTGCTCAAGAGAGTTGGAGGAAGTGCACCGTGCTTGGGCAGCACATAAAAAGGAAGCGTCATGGAGGTTAAGAAGGGTAGAGTTGCAACTGGAATCGGAGAAGGCTTGTCGAAAGAGGGAGAAAATGGATGAGATTGAGGCTAAGGTGAAGGCTCTAAGGGAAGAGCAGAAGGCTGCTCTGGATAGGATCGAATCAGAATACAGGGAACAAATAGCAGGACTAAGGAGAGATGCCGAAATGAAGGAGCAAAAGTTGGCTGATCAATGGTCTGCGAAGCATATGCGTCTCACTAAGTTTCTTGAGCAGATGGGCGGCAGACCCAGGCATGCTGAGCCTAATGGCCGGTGA